CGGGCCGTCGGCGTCCCGAGGACGTGCCGACGTCGGGAGATACGCGCCGGCGTCCCGGGGGCGTGCGCCGGCGTTCAGGGCGGGATGCCGCTCCCGGCGGAGCGAGGGCGCACCGGCGGCTCCTGCCTCCCCGCTCCGGACCGTGCGGCGGAGGCGTCCGGCCGTGGCGGGCGTACGGGGCAGAGGTGCGCGGCAGTCCCGCACCCGAAGCGCGAACACTCACGTACCCGTGGAAAACGGGGACAAACGCATGGCGGCTTCTCGCCGCCGGAACCTCCGGGGCGCCCCGGAGGGCTCCTCGCGGGGGAGCCGGCGGGGCCCGCGCGGGGGCCTCCGGGAGGGGCCGGGGGTCGCCCGCAGGGCGTGCACGCGCCTTCGCACTTGCACAGGCGTCGTCCGGCCGGGACTCTGGTGGAGCAAGGCGGGCGAACAGCCGGTCACGACCGGCCGCCTTCCCCGGGGTGACGGCGAAGACGCCGGGTCACCCGGTCCCGACCCTCCCGCCGCTCCCCCTTCCCCACCGCTCCGTTCCGATGCCACTGCCCCGTTCCGATGTGCGGACGGCTCTGCCGGGCGCGCGGTGCGGTGTCAGGGACCGGAGACCTCCTCCCGCGCCCGGCCCGGCGTCCGCCGGCCCCTGAGCGGCGGATCCCTGAGGCGGGGGCGGGCCCAGCGGAGCCGGTCTCCCGCTCCGCGTCCCGGCGGGCACCCTGAAGTGAGAGAGAGGCTGAGCGCGATGCTGTCAGCACATCCCGCGGTACTCGAAGAGCTGCTGCGCCGCTACGACGAACTCCGGGCGAAACACGCCGAGGACCACGACGAGGTGCGCAGACGCCTCGAGGACGTCTGCTACACCCTGTGCGTCTCCACCGGGACGCGGGACATCGCCAAGGCGATCGACGCGGCCCGTGAACAGGTGCGCCGCTCGTCGTTCGGGAGGTGGGCCTCGGCTCCCGCCTGAACGGCACCGGTACCCGGCTGAACGGCACCGGTACCCGGCTGAACGGCACCGGTACCCGGCTGAACGGCACCGGTACCCGGCTGGACAGCGCCGGTGCCCGTCTCCTCCTCCGCGTACAGGGAGGCGGAGACGGGCACCGGCCGGTCCGCTCGCGGGTCAGGACGCCGGGTAGGGGTGGTCGGCGAGCAGCCGTGCCAGATGCACGGTATTGACGGCGAGTGTGCGGGTCGTGGAGGCGACGGCCTCGGGGACCTCGTCCAGGTCCTGGTAGTCGGTGCCGTGCATGGCTTCGCCCACCCAGTACGTGACCGCGCCCGGAGCCAGGGAGAAACCGACGTCGTCCAGCCCCTGGAACACGTCGGCGCTCACCTTGTGCGCCCCGTCCTCGTTGCCCACGACGGCCACGGCCGCCACCTTCCCGTAGAGGTGGGGGCGGCCCTGGTCGTCCGTCTCGGACAGTTCGGCGTCGAGGCGCTCCAGGACCCGCTGGCAGACGCTGGAGGGGTGCCCGAGCCAGATGGGCGTCGCCACCAGGAGGATGTCGCTCGCCAGGACCTTCTCCCGGAGGGCCGGCCAGGCATCACCGCCGCCCATGTCCACCCCGACACCCGGGCGGACATCGTGGTCGGCCACACGGACGATCTCGCCCCGCACGCCATGGCGTTCGAACTCGGCCATGACCTGCTCGGCCAGGAGATGGCTGCTGGATCGTGCGGGCGAGGCGTTCAAGGTGCAGACGAGAGCGAGTGCGCGCATGACCGGATGTCTCCTCGGGCTCGGTGGGGAGTGGCGCTCGGCGGCACGAGGAGACCGGACGCCACGCCGCCTCGGGGCGGCCGGGGCGCACGGGCCGTTCGGACCGGATGCATACAGACAAGACAGATAAAGCGGATGCGTCTGGAAGGCGTCCTACGGCATGCCGGGAAGGCACCCGCCCGGGCGAGGATCCGGTGCCGGGCGGCCGGGGGCCGGGCCCCGGGGCGACAGCGGCACGGGCCGGACGGGACGGCTTTGGGGCCGTTCCGTCCGGAGGGGGAACGGCCATGGGGCGCGGGTGCGCCGGAAGGCCGCCGCAGGCCCTGCCGGCCTTCCGGCCGGGTCTGGTCCCGGCGGCCCTCGTGCCGGTGGCGCGGGGTGCCGAGGAGGCCTGCGGCGGCTGTGCCGAAGTTTCCGTCACGGGTGGTCGGGGCGCTGCGCGGGCGGTATGCCGCCGCCCCGGCCGCCTCCCGACCTGCCCTTGTCCGTGCCGTGGGGCCGGCCACTGCCCCGTGGGGTGCCGGGCTGCCGCGCCTTCAGTTCGGCGCTGTCCTGCGGGGTTCCTCCGCCTTTGTCGCTGCGCCTCTTCTCGGGCTGCTGCGGGTTCGACATGGCGTTCGCTCCTTTGCCTCATTCCTGAGAACCGGATGGGTCCACCAGAGGTCGAGTGCCCGAGCATGGGTGTCCGAAACATCCTTTTAAGGCCCTTTGGCTGGGTGTCCTGTCAGGTCTCTTTTCGGCCGGACAGCCCACCGGGACCCCCGAGTCGTGCGTGGGGCCGGGGCGGCGGCGACCCTACGGCGACGGTGACGGCGGGGGCACCGGCCTTCGGTGGTGCGGATCGGTGCGGAGGGATGCGGAAGGGTGCGGATCGGTGTGGTGCTACGGCGTGAGCGGACGGGGGCCGGGCCGCGGCCGTTGACCCGTTTGCGCGCCCCGTACGGAGGCCGGAGGCTGGAACCCGGGGGCCCGGACAGGTGCGGCCGCCGGGCGCGCCGGGCCCCGTCGCGAAGGAGGCCATGCGATGACCACGGTCAGGGACATGCTCGCCACCCACCCCGCCGGTCTCGGCGGCGTCGACCGGGAGAAGCTCGGCCGCTGCATCGAGGAGTGCGTCGCCTGCGCGCAGACGTGTACCGCGTGCGCGGACGCCTGCCTGGCCGAAGAGATGGTCGGCGACCTCGTCAGGTGCGTCCGCACCGACCTGGACTGCGCCGGCATCTGCGCCGCCACCGCCGCCGTGCTGACCCGCCGCACCGGTGGCGACGCCGATGTCACCCGCGCCGTCCTCCAGGCGTGCGCGGTGGCGTGCAAGGCGTGTGCCGACGTATGCGAATCCCACGCGGACGTGCACGAGCACTGCCGCCTGTGTGCCGAAGCCTGCCGGTCCTGTGAACGGGCGTGCGACGAGCTGCTCCGGACGCCGGACCTGCGGGCCGGCTGAACGGCCGGTCCACGACGGGGACTTGTCAGGAGAGGGCGGTCCTGGGTCGCGCGGGCGCCGGCGTCCGTACCCCGCGGGCCGGTTTCAGCCGGCCGTCGTCGGCTCGGGCCGGTCGGCCGCCCGGGCGTCACGCGCTCCCATGCGCAGGTGCTCCACGTGGTAGAGGGCCTGGTCGAGGAGTTCGGCGACATGGTCGTCGTAGAGGGCGTAGATGATCGAGCGGCCGTGACGCTCGCCGGTGACCAGGCCGAGATTGCGCAGCAGGCGCAACTGGTGGGAACAGGCGGAAGACTCCATGCCCACGGCGGTCGCCAGGTCGTTGACGGAACACGGTCCTTCCTGGAGCCGGGCCAGGATGTGCAGACGTGAGGGGGTGGCCAGGGCCTGGAGGGTCGCCGCGACGTCGGCGGTCCCGACCGCGTCGAGGCGCTCGCGGGGAGTGGCGTTGCTGGTGGTGTCGACTCCGTGGCCCATGGGGCCATCCTACCCATCACTACTGAAAACCTGTTCAGGTGTTCCTGTATGGTGGGTGCGTCGCAGCCGGTCGCCCGTGAAGGGTCGTTCTGTCATGTCTTCAGCTCTGGAGCAGGGGGTCGCGTCCGCCCCCGCACCGCCCGCCCGGTCCTTGCCGCGGCGCCGCGCCCGCGTCCTGGCGCTGCCCGAGGTCCGCTGGGCGCTGGCCTCTCTGACGCTGTTCCTGGCCGCCCTGCCGCTGGAGCTGCTCGGCGCCCCGGCGTGGACCTGGGGACCGCTGTTCGCCGCCACCTACGTCACCGGCGGCTGGGAACCGGGGTGGGAGGGGCTGAAGGCCCTGAAGGACAGGACCCTCGACGTGGATCTCCTGATGGTGGTCGCCGCCCTCGGCGCCGCCGCCGTAGGACAGGTCCTCGACGGGGCGCTGCTGATCGTCATCTTCGCGACCTCCGGCGCCCTGGAGGCGGTGGCGACCGCCCGCACCGCGGACTCGGTACGCGGTCTGCTCGGCCTGGCCCCCGCCACGGCGACCAGACTCCTGCCCGACGGCGGTGAGGAGACGGTCGGAGCCGGCGAACTGCGGCCCGGGGACACGGTCCTGGTCCGGCCCGGTGAGCGGATCGGCGCCGACGGCCGGGTGCTCGCCGGGGAGAGCGACGTCGACCAGGCCACCATCACCGGCGAACCGCTCCCGGTGTCCAGGCAGGCGGGTGACGAAGTGTTCGCCGGCACCGTCAACGGCACCGGTGCCCTGCGGGTACGGGTGGAACGCGACCCGGCGGACTCGGTGATCGCCCGCATCGTGAAGATGGTCGAGGAAGCCTCCGAGACCAAGGCGCCCACCCAGCTGTTCATCGAGAAGATCGAGCAGCGGTACTCCCTCGGCATGGTGATCGCCACCCTCGCGGTCTTCGCCGTGCCCCTGGCCTTCGGCTCCGATCCGCGGTCCGCCCTGCTCCGGGCGATGACCTTCATGATCGTGGCCTCCCCGTGCGCGGTGGTGCTGTCCACCATGCCGCCACTGCTGTCGGCCATCGCCAACGCCGGACGGCACGGTGTCCTGGCCAAGTCCGCCGTCGTCATGGAACGCCTCGGGCAGACCGACACGGTCGCCCTGGACAAGACCGGCACCCTCACCGAAGGCGCCCCGCGCGTCACCGACACGTACGCCCTGCCCGGCGCGGGCCTCACCGAGGAGGCGCTCCTGACCCTGGCGGCCGCCGCCGAGCACCCCAGCGAACACCCGCTGGCCCGGGCCGTCGTCGACGCCGCCCGTGAACGGAACCTGCCCCTGCCCGACGCGACCGCCTTCACCTCCGCCCCCGGACAGGGTGTGAGCGCCACCGTCGACGGCCACGTCGTCCAGGTCGGGTCCCCGGCCCGCCTCCGCCCCCACGTCACCGGCCCCGCACGGGCCCTCGTACGGGAGCTGGAGGGCGCCGGGCGGACCGCGGTGCTGGTGCTGCGCGACGGCGTCCCGGCCGGGGTGATCGGTGTCGCCGACCGGCTGCGGCCGGACGCCGCGGCCACCGTCGCCGCCCTCACCGGACTGACCGGGCGGCCACCCGTACTGCTGACCGGTGACAACGAGAAGGCCGCCCGGCACCTGGCCGGCCAGGTCGGCATCACCGACGTCCGAGCCGGTCTGCTGCCCCAGGACAAGGTGGCCGCGGTCCGGCAGTGGGAGAGTGAGGGCCGTACCGTGCTGGTGGTCGGTGACGGCGTCAACGACGCCCCCGCCCTGGCCGCCGCGCACTCCGGCATCGCCATGGGCAAGGCGGGTTCCGACCTCGCCCTGGAGACCGCCGACGCCGTCGTCGTCCGCGACGAACTCGCCACCGTCCCCGCAGTGATCGCCCTCTCCCGGACCGCCCGGCGCCTGGTCACCCAGAACCTCGTCATCGCGGGCCTGTTCATCACGGTCCTGGTGGTCTGGGACCTGGTGGGCACGCTGCCGCTGCCGCTCGGTGTGGCCGGCCACGAGGGCTCCACGGTCGTCGTCGGCCTCAACGGCCTGCGCCTGCTGCGCGAAACGGCCTGGCGGACCCCCTGCCCGGCGGCCCCGCCCGAGCACACCGGGCAGGCGCTCCACGCGGACCCGGCCCCCGCGTCGCCCCGGTGACCGGAACCGGGCAGGCTTCCCGGCGGCAGGGCCCCCGGGCCCGTACGCCTGGACGGGGGCACCCTGGTAGGCCGGTCCGTGATCGGGTACCTGGAGGCGTATGAGCACAGGCAACCCCGACCCCGACCCGCACACCACCCCGGGCCTCGAGCCCGGCGGCGGTGTACCCGCGGGCGAGACGCCCCCGGCCGAGGGGAGCACCTCCGAGGCCGGTCCGCGGCACACACCCCCAGGGGCTGGGGCAAAGGGCCGCTGATCGCGATCCTCACCGTTGTCGTGCTGGTGGCGGCCTTCTTCCTGGCCTACGCCCTCCTGCTGTAAGAGCACCGCGCGAAAGAGGCGGCCGGTCACGCCGGGGCGGCCATGACGGGGCGGGCCCGTCGGGCGGGCGGTCATGACGGGACGGCCCCGTCGGGCGGGCGGTCATGACGGGCGGTCACACCGGGTGGCCTGCCACCCTCACGGCCCGGTCCGCCGGACGTGCCACCGCTCCACGGATTCCCGCGCCCGGCACTCCCGCGTCCGGGCGGCGGCCTCCTCCCGTTCGCCCTCCCTTCTCCTGGCGTCGTCGTCGAGGGCGATGCCGTCGGCCCTCTTCTTCATTCCCGCGAGCCGCCGGAGCCTGGCTCCGACGATTTCCGCTGTCCTGCTCATGGGCCCTCCTGACCTGTACCGGATTTCGCCGTCGTGCCGGAGCGGCGCCAGGGGAAGGGCGGGCCGGCCGGGGGAGGGCCGGCCGGCGGACCCCACCGCCCGCCGACGGCGGGCAGCCTGCCCGGGGCGTACTGCCGGAGACTGCCCCTCCCAGCCTCGCACACCCGGAACTCCCGGATTCCTCGCCGGGACGGCCGGGGAGCAGGGCCCCTGGAACCGCCTCCCCGGCGGGCAGCCGCCCGTACAGCCGCCGGGCCGGGGCCCGGTTCCGCCGCCGTGCCCCCGTGTGGGCGAGCTTTCCCACGTGTGCGGCGGCGGCCTCCGGGCACCTGGCGGATATTGGATTTCCTCTGCGGTCCCGCAGTGCGCGCCCGCCCGGACGAGGAGGTAGCTGCCGTGACGACCCCCGCCGCATCGGAGGACCCGGGAAACGGACATCGAGGACCCGGCGGGGGAGGGGGGAGCGGTCCGGGAGGCGGCCGGGGCCCGGACGGACACCACGACCGGGCCCGTGACCCCCGCGAGGAGGCGGCGGTACCGGGCGATTCCGGGACCGGCGTCGTCACGACGGCCGTACCCGCCCGGCTGGACCGGCTGCCGTGGTCGCGCTGGCACTGGATGATCGTCATCGGCCTCGGCACGGTGTGGATCCTGGACGGCCTCGAAGTGACGACGGTCGGCAACATCGCGAGCCGGCTGTCGGAGGAGGGCTCCGGTCTGGCCATCACCTCCGCGCAGGTCACGGGAATCGCCGCCGCCCTCTACGTGGCGGGTGCCTGCTCGGGCGCGCTCTTCTTCGGATGGCTCACCGACCGGTTCGGCCGCAAGAAGCTGTTCATGGTGACGCTCGCGGTGTACCTCTGCGCGACGGCGATGACAGGCCTGTCCTTCAGCGCGTGGTGGTTCTTCCTCTTCCGCTTCCTCACCGGCTTCGGTATCGGCGGGGAGTACGCGGCCATCAACTCCGCGATCGACGAACTGATCCCCTCGAAGTACCGGGGCCGGGTCGACCTCATCATCAACGGCAGTTACTGGCTGGGCGCGGTCGGCGGGGCGCTGCTGTCGATCGTCATGCTGAACACGGACTACTTCCCGAAGGACCTCGGCTGGCGGCTCACCTTCGCCCTCGGCGTCGTCTTCGGCCTCGTCATCCTGCTTGTACGACGGCACGTACCGGAAAGCCCGCGCTGGCAGTTCATCCACGGGCACGGCGAGGACGCCGACCGGCTCGTCGGCTCCGTGGAGCGGGAGATCGAGAAGGAGAAGAACGAGAAGCTCCCGCCCCCGGCCGGTGAGATCACGATCCACGAGCGCAAGAGCATCGGCTTCGGACTCATCGCGAAGACCGTCTTCCGCAGCTACCCCAAACGCGCGGTGCTCGGACTCTCCCTGTTCATCGGGCAGGCGTTCCTCTACAACGCGATCACCTTCGGCTTCGGAGCCATCCTCACCACGTTCTTCGACGTCGAGAGCGGCCACACCGGGTACTACTTCGCGGTGATCGCGGCGGGCAACTTCATCGGCCCGCTCCTGCTCGGCAAGCTGTTCGACACGATCGGCCGGCGCGTCATGATCGCCGGTACGTACATCCTGCCGGGCATCCTGCTGTTCATCACGGCCTGGCTCTTCGACCGGGGCTCACTCACCGCCAACACTCTCACCGCGTGCTGGTGCGTCGTGCTGTTCTTCGCCTCGGCCGGGGCGAGCAGCGCCTACCTGACGGTCTCCGAGGTCTTCCCGATGGAGACCAGGGCCATGGCCATCGCCTTCTTCTACGCGATCGGTACGGCGGTCGGCGGGATCAGCGGCCCCCTCATCTTCGCCGACCTCACCGAGTCGGGCGTCCCTGGCGACACCGCTCTCGCCTTCTGCATCGGCGCGGGTCTGATGTGCGCGGCGGGTGTCGTCGCGGCGTTCCTCGCGGTGGACGCGGAACAGCGCTCCCTGGAGGACATCGCCGAACCCCTTTCCCAGACGGAGAAGAGTGGCGGCCCGTCCCCTGCGGGAGGTGCGCCGGGGTGAGGCGCGGGGCCGGACCGGAGGCGGCCCCCGGCGCCTTCGGCAGCGGGAAGGGCGCCCAGCGGTGCGGCCAGGGGCTCCGGGCCGCCTCCGGTGCGCGTAACCACCGCGTCCGCGTCCAGCCGGGAGCCCGCGCCGGAATCCGGTTGGCGGACCACGGCGACCGCTGCTACGTTCCCGGAGGCCGTGCGAGAGAACGAGGAGGTGGTACCCGTGAACGCAGTATCGACATGGGTGCTCCCTCCGGGGTCACGGCCGGACGGCAGGTCGTCCGGGAGCGCCGCTCTGAGCACTCCCGAAAGGCATGACCATGCAGTTCACTTCCGAACAGCGCCTCGACGACGGCGTCCTCGCACGCGAATTCACCCTCGGCGAGATCCCCGGCACCCTGTGGACGCCTGAGTCCGCCGCACCGGCTCCGCTGATCCTGATGGCCCACAACAACGGTCTGCCCAAGGCGGAACCCCGGCTCGTGGCCCGGGCCCGCTTCACCGCGCGGTGCGGTTACGCGGTGGCTGCCATCGACGCCGCCGGGTGCGGCGGCCGGCCCCGTTCCGCCGCCGACGAGCGGGCCCGCGCCGAGCTGCGCCGGGCGATGCGGGCCGGGGAGCCGCTCGACGGGATCTTCGAGTCCTTCATCGGCCCGCTGGTCGAGAAGGCTGTCCCGGAATGGCGGACCACCCTGGACGCCCTCCTCTCACTGCCCGGGGTCGGCGGCCCGGTCGGGTACTCCGGGTGGATGGCTCTCGGTATCCGGCTGGCGGCGGTCGAGCCGCGTATCGCGGCCGCCGGTTTCTTCGCCGGGGGGTACGTGCCCCGCGCCCAGTGCGAGGAGGCCCGGCAGATCACCGTTCCGCTGCTGATGCTGCTGCAGTGGGACGACGAAGGGAACCCCCGTCAGCGGGCCCTGGACCTGTTCGACGCCTTCGACAGCAGGGAGAAGACGCTGCACGCCAACACGGGCGGCCACACCGGCACCCCGTGGTTCGAGGTGGAGGACGCGAACCGGTTCTTCGGCCGGCACCTGAAGTGAGTCCTCGGCCGGGACCCGGAGCTGGTCTTCGCCCGGGATCCGGGGCGGGACCGGGCCGTAAGGCCGGCAGCGGACGGTGAGCGGCGCCGGGCGAGGTGCTGCTCGCCCGGGACGGGTCCCGGCTCCGCTCGGTCCGGTTCTCCGCACCGCGGGCCTCTGCCGAACCGGCGGGGGGCCGCGGTGCCCGATCGCGGGGACCGGGTTCCCGCGAGGGCGCCCACCCCGCTGTGCGACTGCACAAGGGACGGAGGTGACTGCCCGTCAGGTCCCGGCCGGTCTCGCTGTGGTCCGTGCCGTGGACGCAGAGCCGTGCCGGTCCTCGGGGGCGGTTTCCCTCCGGCAGGCCCTTGCCGGTGTCGTACCGTGACGGCTGACGTTCTTTGCCCAAGGGGTGCGAGAGTATGCGGACCGGAGCAGGGTGAGGGCGGCACGGGCCGACCCCTGGAGTCCGTCCGTACTGCCTGGGAGAGTCATGACAAGCAGGTTCACCGAGCTGGCCGTCGACTGCCACGACCCGGAGGGACTCGCGGCCTTCTGGTGCGCGGTCCTGGACTTCAAGGTGATCGACCGGGACGAGGGAGCGGTGGAGATCGGCTCCTGGGTGCCGGCCGTCGAGGATGTCCGGGCCCGTCAGATGCCGCCCACCCTGCTGTTCATCCAGGTGCCCGAGGACAAGGCCGTGAAGAACCGGCTTCACCTCGACATCAGCCCGATCGACGGCAGCACCGAGGACGAGGTGGCCAGACTGCTCGGCCTCGGTGCCACCAGGGCGGACGTGGGCCAGGGGCCGGGCCGGAGCTGGGTGGTCATGGCGGACCCGGAGGGCAACGAGTTCTGCGTCCTTCGCACCCTGGCGCCGTAGGACCGGGGCGCGGTTCTCCGGTGAGCCGGCCGGTGCGTTCCGGGCTGCTCGCAAGCGTCTGACCGGACAGGCCGTGGAGGGGCCCGGTAACGGGTCCTCGCCACCGCCCCGGCCAGGTGGCCCCGGGCCGCTCCCGTGCCGCCGCAGGACCGGGGCACACGCATCACGCGGGCGCGACACGCACGGCAGCCGGTGCCGGCGCTCCCTGCGCCCGCCCCGCCGGCTTCCGCTCCCGGCGTCCCGTCGGCGGCACGGAAGCCGTAGCCCGGTGCGGCCGGGACTCCCGAGAGCGCTCGCGCGCCGCCCGATCCGGCCGAACCTCAACGCCCGCGGACATGGGGCGGCCCACGCGACACCTCCCTGACCGGCGCCGCCCCGGACGGAACGGTGCCGCGCCACCATGGGCAAGACCCTCGTCCGCCGTACCGTCCCGTCGCCGCCAGGGCGGAGTCCGCCGGGGCCGAGAAGCTCGCGGCCGGGATCAAGGAGGCGCAGGACCCGGAGACGGGGCCCCGTCGGCTTGGCCGGTCTCGTGGGGTGAGGGGGT
This DNA window, taken from Streptomyces nitrosporeus, encodes the following:
- a CDS encoding DUF5133 domain-containing protein gives rise to the protein MLSAHPAVLEELLRRYDELRAKHAEDHDEVRRRLEDVCYTLCVSTGTRDIAKAIDAAREQVRRSSFGRWASAPA
- a CDS encoding MFS transporter — protein: MTTPAASEDPGNGHRGPGGGGGSGPGGGRGPDGHHDRARDPREEAAVPGDSGTGVVTTAVPARLDRLPWSRWHWMIVIGLGTVWILDGLEVTTVGNIASRLSEEGSGLAITSAQVTGIAAALYVAGACSGALFFGWLTDRFGRKKLFMVTLAVYLCATAMTGLSFSAWWFFLFRFLTGFGIGGEYAAINSAIDELIPSKYRGRVDLIINGSYWLGAVGGALLSIVMLNTDYFPKDLGWRLTFALGVVFGLVILLVRRHVPESPRWQFIHGHGEDADRLVGSVEREIEKEKNEKLPPPAGEITIHERKSIGFGLIAKTVFRSYPKRAVLGLSLFIGQAFLYNAITFGFGAILTTFFDVESGHTGYYFAVIAAGNFIGPLLLGKLFDTIGRRVMIAGTYILPGILLFITAWLFDRGSLTANTLTACWCVVLFFASAGASSAYLTVSEVFPMETRAMAIAFFYAIGTAVGGISGPLIFADLTESGVPGDTALAFCIGAGLMCAAGVVAAFLAVDAEQRSLEDIAEPLSQTEKSGGPSPAGGAPG
- a CDS encoding flavodoxin family protein; translation: MRALALVCTLNASPARSSSHLLAEQVMAEFERHGVRGEIVRVADHDVRPGVGVDMGGGDAWPALREKVLASDILLVATPIWLGHPSSVCQRVLERLDAELSETDDQGRPHLYGKVAAVAVVGNEDGAHKVSADVFQGLDDVGFSLAPGAVTYWVGEAMHGTDYQDLDEVPEAVASTTRTLAVNTVHLARLLADHPYPAS
- a CDS encoding ArsR/SmtB family transcription factor, coding for MGHGVDTTSNATPRERLDAVGTADVAATLQALATPSRLHILARLQEGPCSVNDLATAVGMESSACSHQLRLLRNLGLVTGERHGRSIIYALYDDHVAELLDQALYHVEHLRMGARDARAADRPEPTTAG
- a CDS encoding four-helix bundle copper-binding protein gives rise to the protein MTTVRDMLATHPAGLGGVDREKLGRCIEECVACAQTCTACADACLAEEMVGDLVRCVRTDLDCAGICAATAAVLTRRTGGDADVTRAVLQACAVACKACADVCESHADVHEHCRLCAEACRSCERACDELLRTPDLRAG
- a CDS encoding heavy metal translocating P-type ATPase, whose protein sequence is MSSALEQGVASAPAPPARSLPRRRARVLALPEVRWALASLTLFLAALPLELLGAPAWTWGPLFAATYVTGGWEPGWEGLKALKDRTLDVDLLMVVAALGAAAVGQVLDGALLIVIFATSGALEAVATARTADSVRGLLGLAPATATRLLPDGGEETVGAGELRPGDTVLVRPGERIGADGRVLAGESDVDQATITGEPLPVSRQAGDEVFAGTVNGTGALRVRVERDPADSVIARIVKMVEEASETKAPTQLFIEKIEQRYSLGMVIATLAVFAVPLAFGSDPRSALLRAMTFMIVASPCAVVLSTMPPLLSAIANAGRHGVLAKSAVVMERLGQTDTVALDKTGTLTEGAPRVTDTYALPGAGLTEEALLTLAAAAEHPSEHPLARAVVDAARERNLPLPDATAFTSAPGQGVSATVDGHVVQVGSPARLRPHVTGPARALVRELEGAGRTAVLVLRDGVPAGVIGVADRLRPDAAATVAALTGLTGRPPVLLTGDNEKAARHLAGQVGITDVRAGLLPQDKVAAVRQWESEGRTVLVVGDGVNDAPALAAAHSGIAMGKAGSDLALETADAVVVRDELATVPAVIALSRTARRLVTQNLVIAGLFITVLVVWDLVGTLPLPLGVAGHEGSTVVVGLNGLRLLRETAWRTPCPAAPPEHTGQALHADPAPASPR
- a CDS encoding VOC family protein encodes the protein MTSRFTELAVDCHDPEGLAAFWCAVLDFKVIDRDEGAVEIGSWVPAVEDVRARQMPPTLLFIQVPEDKAVKNRLHLDISPIDGSTEDEVARLLGLGATRADVGQGPGRSWVVMADPEGNEFCVLRTLAP
- a CDS encoding dienelactone hydrolase family protein; this encodes MQFTSEQRLDDGVLAREFTLGEIPGTLWTPESAAPAPLILMAHNNGLPKAEPRLVARARFTARCGYAVAAIDAAGCGGRPRSAADERARAELRRAMRAGEPLDGIFESFIGPLVEKAVPEWRTTLDALLSLPGVGGPVGYSGWMALGIRLAAVEPRIAAAGFFAGGYVPRAQCEEARQITVPLLMLLQWDDEGNPRQRALDLFDAFDSREKTLHANTGGHTGTPWFEVEDANRFFGRHLK